The Pseudomonas solani genome segment CTACAGGAGGTGCTCGACAGCGCCCGCTTCATCCTGCCCCAGGCCCCCACGCGCGCCGTCACCATCAATGGCGGCTACGCCATGCCTTCCTGGTACGACATCCTCGCCATGAGCCCGGCCCGGGCCATCGACCAGGCCCAGCTGGAACAGTCGGCGCAAAGCGTGATCGCCCTGATCGAAGCCCAGCGCGATGCCGGCATCGACCCGGCGCGCATCGTCCTCGCCGGCTTCTCCCAGGGCGGCGCGGTGGTACTGCACACCGGCCTGCTGCGCTGGGAAGGTCCGCTGGGCGGAGTGCTGGCGCTGTCCACCTATGCGCCGACCTTCGACACCCTGGCGCTGCCGGATACAAAACTACAACTGCCGGTTTTCTGCCTGCATGGCACCTTCGACGACGTGGTGCCGCTGGCCATGGGCCGCGCCGCACACGACAAACTCGCCGCCGCCGGCGTTCCGGTGCAGTGGCAGGACTACCCGATGGGCCACGAGGTGCTGCCGGAGGAAATCCGTGACATAGGCGCCTGGCTGAGCGCTCGGCTGACCCGTTGATCCGCCAACCCACAACAAGAATTGGCCATGACCCAGACTCCCGTACCGCCCATTACCTCCCTGCGCGATATCGAGCTGATCGAACAGGTCTCGCTGCAGCAACGCGGCATGCCGGACAGCACCTACGCGCTGATCCGCCAGAGCGCCCAGCGCACGCCGGACGCCATCGCCATGACCTTCCTCATGCAGGGCAGCGCCGACGAGGCCCCCTGGCAGCTGAGCTACGCCGAGCTGCTGGCCCAGGTCACCCGCACCGCCAACGCCTTCCACCGCCTGGGCCTGCGCCCGGGCAAAGCGGTGTCCTTCCTGCTGCCCAACCTGCCGCACACCCACTTCACCCTGTGGGGCGGCGAAGCGGCGGGCATCGTCAACGCCATCAACCCGCTGCTCGATC includes the following:
- a CDS encoding alpha/beta hydrolase, which gives rise to MSNPLILEPTQTADACVIWLHGLGADRYDFLPVAEALQEVLDSARFILPQAPTRAVTINGGYAMPSWYDILAMSPARAIDQAQLEQSAQSVIALIEAQRDAGIDPARIVLAGFSQGGAVVLHTGLLRWEGPLGGVLALSTYAPTFDTLALPDTKLQLPVFCLHGTFDDVVPLAMGRAAHDKLAAAGVPVQWQDYPMGHEVLPEEIRDIGAWLSARLTR